In Amaranthus tricolor cultivar Red isolate AtriRed21 chromosome 3, ASM2621246v1, whole genome shotgun sequence, a single window of DNA contains:
- the LOC130808489 gene encoding protein MIZU-KUSSEI 1-like produces MYVYEELRLNARKRDEKEKKGLLEVNVWDMFFNGKKCGYALKREANEMDLSIMELLKVITMGVGVLPHTNYYGGDDPDDELDYIRANFDHHVGSKDCKTLYMLCPEGNNVLDLTIFFVRL; encoded by the coding sequence ATGTATGTCTATGAAGAATTGCGCTTGAATGCGAGAAAAAGGGATGAAAAGGAGAAAAAGGGGTTGTTAGAAGTGAATGTTTGGGATATGTTTTTTAATGGGAAGAAGTGCGGGTATGCATTAAAGAGGGAGGCTAATGAGATGGATTTAAGTATAATGGAACTGTTAAAGGTGATTACAATGGGTGTTGGTGTGTTGCCACATACTAATTATTATGGTGGGGATGATCCTGATGATGAGTTGGATTATATACGAGCCAATTTTGATCATCATGTTGGATCTAAGGATTGTAAGACGTTATATATGTTGTGTCCTGAAGGGAATAATGTTCTTGATCTAACTATATTTTTTGTAAGGTTGTAA